The nucleotide sequence AAAAGAGCTTGAAATAAGAACAAATACCAGCTTTCCTAGATAGAAAATTTATCAAGGAAATGAAAATGAATCTAAATTGTCCAAGCTGTAACTCTGAATGTATAAAGAAAAATGGACATATTCATAATGGAAAACAGAATCATAGATGTTTGACTTGTGGTAGGCAATTTGTAGAAAAGAA is from Candidatus Protochlamydia phocaeensis and encodes:
- a CDS encoding transposase-like zinc-binding domain-containing protein, yielding MNLNCPSCNSECIKKNGHIHNGKQNHRCLTCGRQFVEK